In Lathyrus oleraceus cultivar Zhongwan6 chromosome 2, CAAS_Psat_ZW6_1.0, whole genome shotgun sequence, the DNA window TAATTAATTAAGCTCCTGCAATAGGTAGATAGGGTGAATTCAACAGTGGTAAGCATTAACCTAGTACAGAACATGTTTCACTATGAATATGTCATAACCCCACAAACTACAATCCTTATTGAACTGTCAGCTATATGGAACAATTATTAATGTTGGGGAACCTCGACACAATAATTTGCATAAAAATACATTTTCTCTTCAAATAACTTGTAGATTAGTATATACCAACAAAAAACTTGTGGATTATATTTCATACTGTATCTACTTTGAATAATAACCATTATAAGTTGGTGCCACTTTCCTTTCATTATGCACGTGTGAACCGTGTGGTCTTATCCTACCTTCTTCTAACCTTAATTGTTAAGCCATTTATGTAATAATTTAAAATAGTTGTGAGAAATAAACTAAACATAGCCAAAACAATTGAAACGTTGAATTAGTCAATAGATTATATAAGAAGTTTCAATTGACGGTTGAAATTGCTTAATAAATTATTTAAGGCCCACTCAATTGTTTGATTATTAGAAGGACAAATTGAAGGACATGTTTTAAACAATTATGCACAATGTCTCACAGCTCATGTCTTTGTCCCATTCAGCTTGTAATTTCACATTCACCGCGCTTATTATTCCACCGCAACGCAATGCTTCATATCTTTGACAAAATCGCTTCTTTCATTGATATTGGACTTATATGAAAATGTCTCGATCTATACTTGTCCACACATAACTCTTGTTTTTTACTCTTCGATGATAACATAACATGTCACTAATAACCGACTTCTATAATTGCCACTTGACAAAGATTGATTAATCTACACATAACACACGTTTAGCAGCTTAATCAATCTTTGTATAGTTTCTAAATTCAACATTTTCTATCATATGGTGTTAACTACTCAAGAGAGTTTTGCAAGCTGCAATGAAGAAGAGTTCGGGTTCATCTCAGAAGCTAGGTTCTTTTCTAAGTCCAAGGGAATCAAACTACAGAGAGAGAAACATTGAGACTCAAAAGAGTTGGAATTCAGAGAGAGTTTTCTTGCAACCAACAACAAGCAGTGGCGGCAGAAAACAAGGCTTTGTGGCTGGTTTTTCACCTTTCAACAGTGGAAGAACAGTACCTTCTAAATGGGATGATGCAGAGAGATGGATTTGTAGTCCAGTTTCAGCATCAGGTTCAGGCTATGTGCATCATCAGAGAGGAACCAAATCAAAAAGTGGTCCTATTTTGCCTCAAGGAACTGCCTATTACTCGAACTATTCGCCTACGATTCCACTGCGGAATGGTTTGGTGGTGAAAAACTTGATGATGAATTCTCCTTTTACAACTGGAGTGTTGGCACCAGATGTTGTTTCTGTTCATTATTATGGACATGACAATTCCTATGGTCCGCGTTATGATGTTGAAGATAGTAGTTCAGTGGTTAATGAGAATGGTGTTGATGTTTCGTCTGGGATGAACGCGCCTTCGTGGTCAGAACTGCTTTCTGACCCGTCATCGCCTAATTCTCATGGTATGAAGTTCTTGTTCTCAGTTACGACAACTATGTTATTTTTATGTATAAATGAATTACAAGCTGTATAATTTTTTGTTCCAGATGAGAAATGTGATGGAACTAAGAATGATGGAACTATGATGTCTCCTATGTCAAAAATCGATAGAGGGACCCAAATGAGCTCTTCAGAGACTGAAAATGAGGACCATTCATCTCGGAAATCGTCTTCCCCGATTTTGGTCATGGATCAAAAACGTTGTGACTCAGAAAAGTTAGAGATCAGAGATGTTCAGGTAGACTGTCAGGCTAATGTTATTAAGGGGTCTAAGAGATATGCATCGAAGCTAAGCGCTACAGAAAGCAAAGTTTCAGGTTTGGATATTGCAGAGTCAAGTTCGGACACTTCCAGTTCCAAGTATGTTACACATTAGATACTATCTTGTTCATTGAATGGGTTTAAGAGCGAAAATTATGTTATTCTGTTAATGTATTTATCGATGAACCTTCATTTTGATGCAGGTTTGAGAGAGATGAAGCCAAAATCATTGCATGGGAGAGCTTGCAGAAAGCAAAGGCTGAAGCTGCAATACAAAAACTTGAGGTGTGTATAGTGAATTTACATATAATCATTTAGAAAAGCTCATAAATGTGGGAATATACAGTCTATAATACATTAGTCAGTGACTATAGCAGAGGCATCTCTAGTTCTCTTGCCTGATTATGGAAGTGTTTGACACAGATGAAATTGGAAAAGAAGAAATCTTCATCAATGGATAGGATTCTAAACAAGCTGAGAAGGGCTCAGATGAAAGCTGAAAAAATGAGAAGCTTAACTACGGAACAACAGGAGCATCATGTTTCCAAGACTCGGAAAGTATTTTCATCAGCAAAATATGGCAAAATATGGTTTCCAAACAGCTGCTTCACCAGCCAAGCTCTGTGATCAATGCCATATACGCACCCCATGTTCATTGTAGTTTTTTATAGCTTTTTTCAGGAAAACCCGTTAGAAATATCATATTTCAATTCACGTATTATAGCCTTTTTGCACAATACATATATCAATAAATAGTCAACTTCATTTTCTTAATACCATTTGTTGTATTTTAAAGTTGTCTATGATGAAAGGAAACAAGCCTTCCATATGTGCTGTGCTTATATCAGAATCAGGATTATTCCTGCATAGAACTTGCTTTTCTTTTATCTCCAATTGACCCAAAAAATTTAGGAACACGATGGATATACACTACTAATCCATAATGCAAGTGATTCAAATTATACAGGTAAAAAAATTTGGATCGTTCGGGTATAAACCACCCAATTGTCAATTTAAGATGTCTATTATCGTTGTTGGAAAAAAAAAAAATATCCACTATACAATATCTATCCAGTTGGAACGTGTTTTTGTATAGCATGCACTGCAAAACATGGCTGAAAAACAAATGATACATAATGGAAAAACAAGACTGCTAGTTTAACACAGAACATTTCCATAACTCGGGTTTAACCGGTAGTTCTAAAATAAATTACAACCCATTATCATCTCAATGAAGAGATCTAACTGACGCCATAGTCTGCACTTTAATTGTTcaaggaaaaagaaaataaataatttttgCATTACAATAAATTAGGTAAAATCCAATATGTAATGCTTACAACTTCATAATCCATTAATTAATACTAGAAGACCTGCACCACAGTTCCCAGACAGCGATACTAGCATAAAGCAACACCTCCAATTGAACTGTGCCATTCTAGTATGGCCTATACCTCCAATCTGCTCTTGATGGCCTTCCGAGCTGCTCTTGATAATCAGCTCTTGATGGCCTCCCGAGCTGCTCTTGATAATCTACTCTTGATGGCCTCCCACTGGGAACTCCATAACCCCACTACAAAAGAAAACAGTGTATAAACAATGAGCTAAGAGCACTAGTGCAATGCAAATCATCAATGCTTTTATGACCGGTAGAAAACAAAACATTCCATACAGCACATACTGCACTTGTGCTAATGCAAGAACCAATATACCATTATATGCCTAAATTCCAAAGATATGGATGTGGCCAATTTTTGGACAATTTATCCACATAAACTCATTAGTGTCTATATACTCACATCATCATAGTCTAAACCACCATACATCCTCCCATAATTTCGCAATGGACCACCATATCCTCCAAAAGGTTCCATACTGCTCATCATAAAATTTTCACTGGGCCCAGCATCATCAACAGGTGTGGCCGAATCTATTGCCACCTGCAGGTACAAGCTGCTTGTCAATCAAACCATATACTTCAACAATAAATCATACATACAAGTCCAAAGCTTATAGCAACGGGAAATTACATGCATATCTGCACAAGGTTGCACAAGTTTATTCTTCTGAAACATGTGCATACAAAAACATTCACTGCTGAGTTCATTGTGATGTTCACAACATGATTTTATGTCATAAAGAATTCACATTGTTCATAAAAGTGCGAATGGTAAAGATCTCATCAAATGTAAAGATCTGCTAGATAATGTAACTAATGTGAAAAAAAGACAGCAATAAACCAGGAATCCAAACTTTTCATAACTCGTTCCCTACTAATGGAAGGTGTCACCTCATTAAGCTTCGAAGCAAAGCCAGATCTATTGAACACCTTGGATTTTTTAAGCAATAGTAATACAATAACAATGCAGAAGCAAAGCCAACCTGGTGTCCACAGATCTCGTGAGACCTTCGAGAGACACGATCTGCTACACCTTCTTCAGCAAAGGTAACAAATCCAAAACCCCTGTGACCTGTTCTCTTAGGATCCTACACATGAAAAGATAGTTGAGTTAATCCGATTTAAATACCGGTTTAAGGTTTTTGATTCATATCTTACTCTAGGAATGTAAACATCTTCTATACGGCCAAATCTTCCAAAATATTGACGGAGATCCTCAGAATTTGCTTCAGGGGGGAGGCGACCAACAAAAATCTTTTTACTAATTCTCCGACGAGGCTCTCCCCCTAATTTACAAAGTTTGATTGTCAGTATGAAGCAAAATTAGTTATTTTAATTGAACAGAGGTGAGTGATGCTTCCATGCTTACTTCCATAAATTGGGCCAGGATGGTCGTACAAGGTAGGAGCTCCGAGTGCTGCATATCTAGTTGCTGTAGAAATATATGCATTGTATGCACCATATCCTCCCTGGGACATCCTGCCAGTCGACTTAATGTCATCTTCCTATAAAAATGGTACAACAAAATTATAATACagaaaaattaaaataatcaatCCAATATCATTCAATAGTTAGTTAGGTCTAAACATGGAATTGAAACCCACtagtattattttattttattttgaaaattttcttcattagACATGGAGCACCATTCTGGAATTTTCACAAAACTATTCTTCCATAATATGAGAAGATATTCAAACTCTTGCCTTAGGTGTAGCTCGATCAACCACTACAGCAGTACCTCCGAGTTCATGGGTTTCTGACATCAAACTCTCCACAGATTCTGCAAGATAGAACAACTTCGTTAGAGCAAAATTGATATGTACCCTTTCCACTTTACTTCAAAAGTCTAAGAATAAAAATATAAAGCAAAACATGGATGCCGCAGATAGTACACATGAAAATAGTGCAGATAGCAAACACTGTCAAAACTTCACTTTTTCAAGTTATAATCAAGATCCTTCATAACTACCAAAGATAAATTGTAGGAAAATATGCTACCATATATATTTAAAATATGCAGATAGTTATATTATAAGTAAATCACATGCATATGCTACAATAAATGGCCCAACCTGCATTTGCAAAAGTGATAAAACCAATTCCACGATGCATCTTTGAGCCTTGATCCTGTTGGAATAAATGAAAAATTATatgataaaaatttcaaatttaataataaataaaagaGTGAAGTATGCATAAGTCTGCAATGCACAGTCAACAGGAGGAAAGTACCTTTGGCATGTACAAATCTGTTATATCTCCATATTTCTCAAAATGACTGcaataaaaagaagaaaaaaagaggACATAAGATTATTTATATAAATTTCCTCATATATTCTTGATAAGAGTATATCACCAAAGAAAAAAACTCATAGGTCCGGATTATTTTAATGAAGATACCAACACTTATATACCTTCTAAAAGTTGTTTCTGTTACTGATTGTGGAATCCTGGCCACAAAAATTCTGGTAACTTTTTTGGCTGGTGCCCTCATCTCCTCCTTTAAAATGTAAAGGTCAAAAAATTAGTATTACAATTATAGCACACAGTTTTATATTTTCTACAAGTAAAGAAGAAATGAACCACACTAGATTTTAAGTTTCAAAGAAATGTTTTTGTAACCTTTGGTGTAGCCACTTTGACTTCAAGCATCCTATTACCAAGAACATGTTCACCTGACAATACTTCCTGCAGCCAGAAAGACATACAACTCGTGATATACATGTAGATGTGAGTGTGACCAGCAATATGTGTGTATCTAGGTGAAAGTTACCTTGGCATCATCTACTGAAGCAAATGTAACATATCCAAAACCACGAGATCGTCCAGTTGAACGCTCCTGAATTAAAATAAGTAGATTAGATTGCATCTCCAGCAAACTTAATGGTATGGGGGAGATCAAACCTATCCCATAAGATAACATTTATATTTCACATTCAGTGTGGGTGATAAAACTAATTTTGATCTTATTCACATCTAATATAAGCATGTTGCTTTTTCTCTTCAAATTTCAGATAAATAAACATGAGAAATGAACTCTAAAGAGTGTGCAGGGAGTTTCCTGTACATAATAGATGATAGCATTTCTATCTGTGTAGTTCATTTTAGCTAATTTTAACATAGCTAATGCCAAGCAAAAGTGATAGAAGAGGGTAGAGTTAGGTAGGCAACACCAATGTAGCACTTGGTCAAATTTTAATAAGATGGATGGAATAAGCATACAAACTATCAAAAACTCATTAAAGGACCATTTTGATGCTTTTAGCATTAAATGACCAAACTAATGACAAATGTATCCTGGGTTGTTCATCTTGGATGCTGGAGCAGAGCCGTCGACCCAAACTGGAAAAGTGGTGTAGCGTGATGGCCACTATTCCAataattatatttatatttatatttattattcAATTAATACTTTCTATATGTGTTTGTGTTCTAGTGGCTCCTTAACTCAATTCACCAACTTATGGCTCCTTAACTCAATTCACCAACTTATGGCTCCTTAACACTAAGGCTATGTTTGGAATTATGAAATGAACGGGGCGGAATGGGGCAGACTGGAGCGGAGCGGAGTGTAATGGAGCGGAATGGAGCGGGGCAGAACGAAGATACCATTCCATTGTTTGGAAATTTTAGAACGGGGCAAGGCAAATTATTCATTCAGCCCAAAACGGAGGGGAAGGAATATGGTGGTAAGTGATGAAATGGAATGGAATTCATACCACTCCATTCCGCTCCATCCAATTTTAAATAATCCAAACAATGGAATATCATTCCAGTCCATTATATTCTGCTCCACCCGATTCCATCAATCCAAACAAAGCCTAAAGCTCAATCCAAACAAAGCCCACTTCCTAATGTAGTGGGCCCCTCATTCACCAAAGACAATAAACATTAacattaaaaataaatttaaaaccCTAAAACAAATACTATTTAATAGCTCCTTAACTCAAAATAAGTATCCCTCGGCGGCTCTTTAACCTAAAACAAAATGCATTCGCTGTGTTTCCCTTTTATGATAAACAAGGTAGACTTAGTCCTAGTACAAAGGAAGGTAACCAGAAACAGTGAGAAAATCCAGGTTATGCTTCTTTTCTTTTGGATtttcctcttgtgaatgattcCGACCAGTGCATGACGCAAGTTGACTTGCGAACTCGCCCAAGTTGACATTCCAATGCCGGCGTGCTGATCACAGGTAAGATCGTATGGTGAAACTCGGTAAACTCGCCCGAGTTGGAAATCTAACTCGTTTCCATTCTGCAGATGCGGCGATTCTGTTTTTAAGGGAATTTTTTAgaaaaaaaccctaattttctaAAACGTGCCTGGATCAGGTCGGGTTTTATTAAAttctgattttttattatttttttaaaataactcATAAAGACAATCAAAATAACTCTTCTTAAACCAAAATGTATCATATCATGCAAAATATTCCAGCTTCCGCGATTGCAGCCTAAACTCAACCGTTATCAAATTATTTCAGCATAAATTCACTTTCTTCCGTTACTGTTCTTCTTCCTCGTTAAACAGAATTACTTCCTCTTCCTCTTTCACATTCAAGCTTTCTCTTACATTCAACAAGACGTCGCCAGTCGACAACACCGACTCGCTGCAGCactttctctttctttttctaCCAGTAGTAGGATCTTAAGATCCGTGCTACGATCGTCGAGTTACAATTTTTGAATCCTCTACCGATTCTGCGTAAACTCTCTAGCTTTAAACATTGATTCCAACGCAATTTGCAAATATGACAGCTGTGCTTGCAAAACGCTATGCTACCAGATAGTCGTATTGCTGCAAGGCTCCATCCCACACCATGACTCAGCAACTGTGCACGACATTAACAGTGCATTAAAGGAGTAGATTATAACTGAACAAATTACAATAGCCCAGCCCTGTAACTGACTGCAACTAACTGTCTAACACAGTGCAATTGATAGCATAGCTTTGGAAGATGAAAACGGATTATTACTCTAATGGGTTAGCAACGTTACTCATGCATCAATATTTCAAGAACGTGCAGTCTTGAATAATGGGTACACGCACTTGTTTATTGAGTTAGTAATTGAACAATGGGTACACGCGCTTGTTTATTAAGTTAGTAATTGAATAATGAACTTGGCAAGCTTGTTTATACATACAAACATTATTGATATGGTAGACAATCAATCATGAATTGCATAATTAATCAAACCAAAGAAATATGGGAAGTTAATATTAACCTTCATGACAATGCAATCTTCTAGTTCACCATATTTGCTCATGTATTCTTTCAAGCCCTCAGTGTCAACATCCCAAGGGATACCCAAAACCTAAAGTGCAATTTTGTGAACACAAATcatcaaacaaacaaacaaacaaacaaacaaaaacacAAAACATGTAAAGAAACAACGTCAAAATTTTGATTATTGCAATTGAAAAGTAAAAATACAAAgcaaataaataaagaaaaacaaattGAATCTGCATGACTAACCACAAGTTTTCTCTGCTCCATCTGAAACTTAACAAAGCGCAAAGAAATAGATTGAAACGCTGTAGATGAAAAAAAATCCCTATGCACGAGTCTGAAAGGGAAATtaacaagaaaaagaaaaaactaTATCCACCTCGTTCTCTTGGGGTAATGGTATCTCTCAGCGTTCTCACACCCCTCTCTCTAAAAATCTCACACTTTCTCCTCCCTGCACATAACAAGCACACTTCTTTCTCACACACAAAAATTGCCATCATCATCAAATGAAAAATGTGCTTTTGGGGGTTGGATTTCTACAGCAATAGAAAAAACGAAATGCGAAAAATTGAAAGAATTTGGTGAATTAGGCTCTCACTGACCTTGATGAAAACGAAACTCAAAACCCTAAATTGAAGATCTCGCTAGCTAGATCGCTCTATCTATCTCCCTCTTCCTCCCTCGCTCGCTCGCTCCGCACCGTCTCAGCCTCCTGTTTGTGCCTCACTACATTTTACCAAACATCTTTAAAATACACGAGACAAATGTCAATTGGGCTTGGTTGGACCCAAGGCCCGGTTTTTTTCTGAACCGGATGATAAACCGAAACTCCCTCTTTCACTCAAAAAAAATTTAAGGCTTGTGGTTAAATATTAAAACCCTTTGTAACTATGTTGTTTTTTCTATTACAAatctaaaataaaaaagaaggaaaaaattTCAATCTTAAAAATAAAGAGTGTTAAGGTAGATGATCTCAATAAGGAgtttcatatatatatatatatatatatatatatatatatatatatatatatatatatatatatatatatatatatatatataatatatatatatatatatatatatatatatatatataaagattTAGAAAGATTATGGATTTAATTATCGCGCCTGATGTAAAAAATTCTTTAGTAGATAATTTATAAGTATTTTTATAAATATTCTTTAAGAATATGAAGGTCAACACTTAAGATATATTTTTTTGTCCAGTAGTCTAGTGGTTGAAATTCATCTTGGAAAGGTGAACAAGTAAGATGTTGCGAGTTCGAATTTATGTTTCTGCATCTAATATTCCTCGAGAGCTACTAACTTAGTTAACGGGACTAACATATACATTTAAGTGCAATAAAAAAACCGATGTACATAAATATTTTTTTAGTGAATGATTGTGAGCCATTGCACATTCTTAAATGACTTTGATTTGTCAATGATCAACTCAACTCACATAAGATCTCTCTATTTGTGCAAGtcaaaattaaaattatattGATTAATTATTTAACTTTTCACTATTTTTCTGTTTTTCTCTAAGTTGGTAGCAAAAACCACATGTGTTCGGATATTATGTGTTAGTATCTCTATACTATACTCGGATACTATGTAGATTTAAATAGAAGTTGCAATAAAAAATTTACTTACATAATTGATAAACTAAAAGATACCGGTGGAATAACATCTTTGAAATGTGACATGATATTTCATGCATGCATCAAATATTGAAAAAtcaactatatatatatatatatatata includes these proteins:
- the LOC127120391 gene encoding uncharacterized protein LOC127120391, which translates into the protein MKKSSGSSQKLGSFLSPRESNYRERNIETQKSWNSERVFLQPTTSSGGRKQGFVAGFSPFNSGRTVPSKWDDAERWICSPVSASGSGYVHHQRGTKSKSGPILPQGTAYYSNYSPTIPLRNGLVVKNLMMNSPFTTGVLAPDVVSVHYYGHDNSYGPRYDVEDSSSVVNENGVDVSSGMNAPSWSELLSDPSSPNSHDEKCDGTKNDGTMMSPMSKIDRGTQMSSSETENEDHSSRKSSSPILVMDQKRCDSEKLEIRDVQVDCQANVIKGSKRYASKLSATESKVSGLDIAESSSDTSSSKFERDEAKIIAWESLQKAKAEAAIQKLEMKLEKKKSSSMDRILNKLRRAQMKAEKMRSLTTEQQEHHVSKTRKVFSSAKYGKIWFPNSCFTSQAL
- the LOC127120392 gene encoding uncharacterized protein LOC127120392, which translates into the protein MEQRKLVVLGIPWDVDTEGLKEYMSKYGELEDCIVMKERSTGRSRGFGYVTFASVDDAKEVLSGEHVLGNRMLEVKVATPKEEMRAPAKKVTRIFVARIPQSVTETTFRSHFEKYGDITDLYMPKDQGSKMHRGIGFITFANAESVESLMSETHELGGTAVVVDRATPKEDDIKSTGRMSQGGYGAYNAYISTATRYAALGAPTLYDHPGPIYGRGEPRRRISKKIFVGRLPPEANSEDLRQYFGRFGRIEDVYIPRDPKRTGHRGFGFVTFAEEGVADRVSRRSHEICGHQVAIDSATPVDDAGPSENFMMSSMEPFGGYGGPLRNYGRMYGGLDYDDWGYGVPSGRPSRVDYQEQLGRPSRADYQEQLGRPSRADWRYRPY